One stretch of Cellulomonas wangsupingiae DNA includes these proteins:
- the hrcA gene encoding heat-inducible transcriptional repressor HrcA translates to MSEDRRLDVLRAIVEDYVATREPVGSRALAERHALGVSPATIRNDMAALEEAGLIVQPHTSAGRVPTDLGYREFVDRLTGVRPLSAAEKRAIGTLLEEAVDLDDVIDRAVRLIAQLTHQVAVVQYPSLRRSALRHVELVPVGARHLLVVIITTTGRVEQRTLELTTDLDEAVVARLRVRLNVAAAGLRLADLDGALESLAAEFTPDGEDLARSVVAVVAETLSQEREERVVVAGASHLARSAGADFPHTIGPVLEALEEQVVLLRLLSEMAEDSGGVAVRIGRETQHEGLAETSIVTSGYGGDGSSVAVLGAVGPLRMDYPQTMAAVRAVARYLTRILAG, encoded by the coding sequence ATGAGCGAGGACCGTCGGCTGGACGTGCTGCGGGCGATCGTCGAGGACTACGTCGCGACCCGCGAGCCCGTCGGCTCCCGCGCGCTCGCCGAGCGGCACGCCCTGGGCGTGTCCCCGGCCACGATCCGCAACGACATGGCCGCCCTCGAGGAGGCCGGGCTCATCGTCCAGCCGCACACGTCGGCCGGCCGCGTGCCGACCGACCTGGGCTACCGCGAGTTCGTCGACCGGCTCACGGGCGTGCGGCCGCTGTCCGCCGCCGAGAAGCGCGCCATCGGCACGCTGCTCGAGGAGGCCGTCGACCTCGACGACGTCATCGACCGCGCGGTCCGGCTCATCGCGCAGCTCACGCACCAGGTCGCCGTCGTGCAGTACCCCTCGCTGCGGCGGTCCGCGCTGCGGCACGTCGAGCTGGTGCCCGTCGGCGCGCGTCACCTGCTGGTCGTCATCATCACCACCACGGGCCGCGTCGAGCAGCGCACGCTCGAGCTCACCACGGACCTCGACGAGGCCGTGGTCGCGCGGCTGCGGGTGCGGCTCAACGTCGCGGCCGCCGGCCTGCGGCTGGCCGACCTCGACGGCGCCCTCGAGTCGCTCGCCGCCGAGTTCACGCCCGACGGCGAGGACCTCGCGCGGTCGGTCGTCGCGGTGGTCGCCGAGACGCTCTCCCAGGAGCGCGAGGAGCGCGTCGTCGTCGCCGGCGCGTCCCACCTCGCGCGCAGCGCGGGTGCCGACTTCCCGCACACCATCGGCCCGGTGCTCGAGGCGCTCGAGGAGCAGGTCGTCCTGCTCCGCCTGCTGTCGGAGATGGCCGAGGACTCGGGCGGTGTCGCGGTGCGCATCGGCCGCGAGACCCAGCACGAGGGCCTGGCCGAGACGAGCATCGTCACCAGCGGCTACGGCGGTGACGGCTCCTCCGTCGCCGTCCTGGGCGCCGTCGGCCCGCTGCGCATGGACTACCCCCAGACCATGGCGGCGGTCCGCGCCGTCGCCCGGTACCTCACCCGGATCCTCGCGGGCTGA
- a CDS encoding DUF3097 domain-containing protein — MNDDRYGSDVLSGGRAAPRPAHHRPARTSREQAAERGLVVEDVETGWVGAVVRVEKSGGQHVVVLEDRRGRTRTFRLGPGFWVDGEPVVLTAPVTSRAPARPTRTASGSVAVPDAPARVARGSRIWVEGKHDAELVEKVWGDDLRVEGVVVELLDGVDHLEDALREFRPTADRRVGVLVDHLVPGSKESRLAAQALRGVPDGTVLVLGHPYVDVWQAVRPQRVGLDAWPTIERGTEWKRGILRELGWPADDQADVARAWQRILRSVRSYADLEPSLLGRVEELIDFVTT; from the coding sequence GTGAACGACGACCGCTACGGCTCCGACGTGCTGTCGGGCGGCCGCGCCGCCCCCCGCCCGGCCCACCACCGTCCCGCGCGCACGTCGCGCGAGCAGGCGGCCGAGCGCGGCCTCGTCGTCGAGGACGTCGAGACGGGCTGGGTGGGGGCCGTCGTGCGCGTCGAGAAGTCCGGGGGTCAGCACGTGGTCGTGCTGGAGGACCGCCGGGGCCGGACCCGCACGTTCCGGCTCGGTCCGGGCTTCTGGGTGGACGGGGAGCCCGTGGTCCTCACCGCGCCCGTGACGTCGCGCGCGCCCGCGCGGCCGACGCGCACCGCGTCCGGCTCCGTGGCGGTCCCCGACGCACCGGCGCGGGTCGCGCGCGGGTCGCGCATCTGGGTCGAGGGCAAGCACGACGCCGAGCTCGTCGAGAAGGTGTGGGGCGACGACCTGCGCGTCGAGGGCGTGGTCGTCGAGCTGCTCGACGGCGTCGACCACCTCGAGGACGCGCTGCGCGAGTTCCGTCCCACCGCCGACCGGCGGGTGGGCGTGCTCGTCGACCACCTGGTGCCCGGCTCGAAGGAGTCCCGGCTGGCCGCGCAGGCGCTGCGGGGCGTGCCCGACGGGACCGTCCTGGTCCTGGGCCACCCGTACGTCGACGTCTGGCAGGCCGTGCGGCCGCAGCGCGTGGGGCTCGACGCGTGGCCGACGATCGAGCGTGGCACCGAGTGGAAGCGTGGCATCCTGCGCGAGCTGGGCTGGCCGGCCGACGACCAGGCGGACGTCGCGCGCGCCTGGCAGCGGATCCTGCGCTCGGTCCGGTCGTACGCGGACCTCGAGCCGAGCCTCCTGGGACGGGTCGAGGAGCTCATCGACTTCGTCACGACCTGA
- a CDS encoding maleylpyruvate isomerase family mycothiol-dependent enzyme has product MTGDRGDARAGADLTTCGGEPDLATLGSLQDAFLAAVPAVPPDTRVPWCGRWRVRHLVVHLARIHHWAAGQARRSQETPLGRGPFVLDELYGAQARELRETLAALDPDAPAWTLDDSRVVRFWHRRQVHETLVHLWDLRTAGGLPLDVPAALWADTVDEVVRVMHPRQVRLGRVGAPDRRIGLAATDVGRAWTVHAADDAPAAPVVEVAGPAGALALLLWGRTTCDDPRLAVTGDRGTLEAALAPGLTP; this is encoded by the coding sequence ATGACGGGCGACCGAGGTGATGCACGGGCGGGCGCGGACCTGACGACGTGCGGGGGCGAGCCCGACCTCGCCACGCTCGGGTCGCTGCAGGACGCGTTCCTGGCGGCCGTGCCCGCGGTGCCCCCCGACACCCGCGTGCCGTGGTGCGGACGGTGGCGGGTACGGCACCTCGTGGTGCACCTGGCGCGCATCCACCACTGGGCCGCGGGCCAGGCACGACGCTCCCAGGAGACGCCGCTGGGCCGCGGGCCGTTCGTGCTCGACGAGCTCTACGGCGCGCAGGCCCGCGAGCTGCGCGAGACCCTGGCGGCACTCGACCCCGACGCACCGGCCTGGACCCTCGACGACAGCCGGGTCGTGCGGTTCTGGCACCGTCGGCAGGTCCACGAGACGCTCGTGCACCTGTGGGACCTGCGGACGGCCGGCGGCCTGCCTCTCGACGTCCCGGCCGCCCTGTGGGCGGACACGGTCGACGAGGTCGTGCGCGTGATGCATCCCCGCCAGGTGCGACTGGGGCGCGTCGGCGCACCGGACCGGCGCATCGGGCTGGCCGCCACCGACGTCGGCCGGGCGTGGACCGTGCACGCCGCGGACGACGCACCCGCGGCGCCCGTCGTCGAGGTGGCGGGCCCGGCCGGCGCGCTCGCGCTGCTGCTGTGGGGGCGCACCACGTGCGACGACCCGCGGCTCGCGGTGACCGGCGACCGCGGCACGCTGGAGGCGGCGCTGGCACCCGGCCTGACCCCCTGA
- a CDS encoding DUF4870 domain-containing protein, with the protein MSYDPRATPNDRPPQGSTLATVAHLGGVLTYLYAGWIASLVVWLVQRDQDPATANEARVALNFQLTALIAFVVLSVVEQFPVIGILGWIGKLAVGIIALVLSIVAAAAAYRGGSYRYPVSLELVR; encoded by the coding sequence GTGTCCTACGACCCTCGGGCCACCCCGAACGACCGTCCCCCGCAGGGCAGCACGCTGGCGACGGTGGCGCACCTCGGTGGCGTCCTGACCTACCTGTACGCGGGCTGGATCGCGTCTCTCGTGGTGTGGCTGGTGCAGCGTGACCAGGACCCGGCCACCGCGAACGAGGCGCGCGTGGCGCTGAACTTCCAGCTGACGGCACTCATCGCGTTCGTGGTGCTCAGCGTCGTCGAGCAGTTCCCCGTCATCGGGATCCTCGGGTGGATCGGCAAGCTGGCCGTCGGGATCATCGCGCTCGTCCTGTCGATCGTCGCCGCCGCGGCCGCCTACCGAGGCGGTTCGTACCGCTACCCCGTCAGCCTGGAGCTCGTCCGATGA
- the lepA gene encoding translation elongation factor 4 produces MPIPSATAAERIRPAATAPELLRNFCIIAHIDHGKSTLADRMLQLTGVVDARAMRAQYLDRMDIERERGITIKSQAVRMPWGVGADAYALNMIDTPGHVDFTYEVSRSLAACEGAVLLVDAAQGIEAQTLANLYLALENDLAIIPVLNKIDLPAAQPEKYAEELAKLIGCEPEDCLQVSGKTGAGVVELLDRIVERVPPPVGDAHAPARAMIFDSVYDTYRGVVTYVRVVDGSLNPREKIVMMSTRATHELLEIGVSSPEPVPTKGLGVGEVGYLITGVKDVRQSKVGDTVTNASKPAATALGGYSDPKPMVFSGLYPIDGTDYPILRDALDKLKLNDAALNYEPETSVALGFGFRVGFLGLLHLEIVRERLEREFDLALISTAPNVVYEVTLEDKSVVTVTNPSEFPSGKIGEVREPMVKATILAPAEFIGAIMELCQGKRGELQGMDYLSEERVELRYVLPMAEIVFDFFDQLKSRTRGYASLDYERIGDEAADLVKVDILLQGETVDAFSAIVHKDKAYAYGVMMTAKLKELIPRQQFEVPIQAAIGARIIARETIRAIRKDVLAKCYGGDISRKRKLLEKQKEGKKRMKTIGRVDVPQEAFIAALSSDAAGSKDAKDAKKK; encoded by the coding sequence TTGCCGATCCCGTCCGCCACCGCCGCCGAGCGGATCCGCCCTGCGGCGACCGCTCCTGAGCTGCTGCGCAACTTCTGCATCATCGCGCACATCGACCACGGCAAGTCGACCCTCGCCGACCGCATGCTGCAGCTCACGGGCGTGGTCGACGCGCGTGCCATGCGCGCGCAGTACCTCGACCGCATGGACATCGAGCGTGAGCGCGGCATCACGATCAAGTCCCAGGCCGTCCGGATGCCGTGGGGCGTGGGTGCCGACGCCTACGCGCTCAACATGATCGACACCCCGGGTCACGTCGACTTCACCTACGAGGTGTCGCGCTCGCTGGCGGCCTGCGAGGGCGCGGTGCTGCTGGTCGACGCCGCCCAGGGCATCGAGGCCCAGACGCTGGCCAACCTGTACCTCGCGCTCGAGAACGACCTGGCGATCATCCCGGTGCTCAACAAGATCGACCTGCCGGCCGCGCAGCCCGAGAAGTACGCCGAGGAGCTGGCCAAGCTCATCGGCTGCGAGCCCGAGGACTGCCTGCAGGTGTCGGGCAAGACCGGTGCGGGTGTCGTCGAGCTGCTCGACCGGATCGTCGAGAGGGTCCCGCCGCCGGTCGGCGACGCGCACGCGCCCGCCCGCGCGATGATCTTCGACTCGGTCTACGACACGTACCGCGGCGTCGTCACCTACGTCCGGGTGGTCGACGGCAGCCTGAACCCGCGCGAGAAGATCGTCATGATGTCGACCCGCGCGACGCACGAGCTGCTCGAGATCGGCGTCAGCTCCCCGGAGCCGGTGCCGACCAAGGGCCTCGGGGTCGGTGAGGTCGGCTACCTCATCACCGGGGTCAAGGACGTGCGCCAGTCCAAGGTCGGCGACACCGTGACGAACGCGAGCAAGCCCGCCGCGACGGCGCTGGGCGGCTACTCCGACCCCAAGCCCATGGTGTTCTCCGGCCTGTACCCGATCGACGGCACCGACTACCCGATCCTGCGCGACGCCCTGGACAAGCTGAAGCTCAACGACGCCGCGCTCAACTACGAGCCGGAGACGTCGGTCGCCCTCGGCTTCGGCTTCCGTGTCGGCTTCCTCGGGCTGCTGCACCTGGAGATCGTGCGCGAGCGCCTGGAGCGGGAGTTCGACCTCGCGCTCATCTCGACGGCCCCGAACGTGGTCTACGAGGTGACGCTCGAGGACAAGAGCGTGGTCACGGTGACCAACCCGAGCGAGTTCCCCAGCGGCAAGATCGGCGAGGTCCGCGAGCCGATGGTCAAGGCGACGATCCTGGCGCCGGCCGAGTTCATCGGCGCGATCATGGAGCTGTGCCAGGGCAAGCGCGGCGAGCTGCAGGGCATGGACTACCTGTCCGAGGAGCGCGTCGAGCTGCGGTACGTGCTGCCGATGGCGGAGATCGTCTTCGACTTCTTCGACCAGCTGAAGTCCCGGACGCGGGGGTACGCGAGCCTCGACTACGAGCGCATCGGTGACGAGGCGGCGGACCTGGTCAAGGTCGACATCCTGCTGCAGGGCGAGACCGTGGACGCCTTCAGCGCGATCGTGCACAAGGACAAGGCGTACGCGTACGGCGTGATGATGACCGCCAAGCTCAAGGAGCTCATCCCGCGCCAGCAGTTCGAGGTGCCGATCCAGGCCGCCATCGGCGCGCGCATCATCGCCCGCGAGACGATCCGCGCGATCCGCAAGGACGTGCTGGCCAAGTGCTACGGCGGTGACATCTCGCGCAAGCGCAAGCTGCTGGAGAAGCAGAAGGAGGGCAAGAAGCGCATGAAGACGATCGGACGGGTCGACGTGCCGCAGGAGGCCTTCATCGCCGCGCTGTCGTCCGACGCCGCCGGCAGCAAGGACGCGAAGGACGCGAAGAAGAAGTGA
- a CDS encoding DUF4870 domain-containing protein translates to MTMPPPPPVWDAPAPAPLRPEDERTWAVLAHVIPLLGPGFLAPLVIWLVFRGRGPFLEHHAKESLNFQLTALIATVVGSLLTVVTFGAASPVLFGIGIAWLVICILAAVAASRWEWYRYPATLRLVS, encoded by the coding sequence ATGACCATGCCTCCTCCCCCGCCCGTCTGGGACGCGCCGGCCCCGGCGCCCCTGCGCCCCGAGGACGAACGGACCTGGGCGGTCCTCGCCCACGTGATCCCGCTGCTCGGGCCCGGTTTCCTCGCTCCGCTGGTCATCTGGCTCGTGTTCCGTGGGCGTGGCCCGTTCCTCGAGCACCACGCCAAGGAGTCGCTGAACTTCCAGCTCACCGCCCTCATCGCGACGGTGGTGGGGTCGCTGCTCACCGTGGTGACGTTCGGTGCCGCCTCGCCCGTGCTGTTCGGCATCGGCATCGCGTGGCTGGTGATCTGCATCCTCGCGGCCGTCGCCGCGAGCCGGTGGGAGTGGTACCGCTACCCCGCGACCCTGCGCCTCGTCTCCTGA
- the hemW gene encoding radical SAM family heme chaperone HemW, producing MSPALPEGDPAPADGALPASAADGAGARAFGVYLHVPFCAVRCGYCDFNTYTATELGGGASLAAYAGTARSEIAFADRVLRAAGVPPREVATVFVGGGTPTLLPVDDLVGLLDGVRETWGLAPGAEVTTEANPDSVTPDGLARLAAAGFTRVSFGMQSAVPHVLRTLERTHDPARVPDVVRWARDAGLRVSLDLIYGTPGESLDDWRRSLDAALATGVDHVSAYALVVEAGTRMAVQVRRGELTLPDEDDQAAKYELADDLLTAAGLRWYEVSNWARTPADASRHNLGYWRGDDWWGVGPGAHSHVGGVRWWNVKHPRAYADRLARGLSPAAGREIVDGDLAALERVMLGVRIADGLPLADLAPAARTAVAGLVADGLVEAPAALGADGPRRVVLTRRGRLLADAVVRALTA from the coding sequence GTGAGCCCCGCCCTGCCCGAGGGCGACCCCGCCCCCGCGGACGGCGCGCTGCCCGCCTCGGCCGCCGATGGCGCGGGCGCGCGCGCGTTCGGCGTCTACCTGCACGTGCCGTTCTGCGCCGTGCGGTGCGGGTACTGCGACTTCAACACGTACACCGCCACCGAGCTCGGCGGCGGTGCGAGCCTCGCCGCGTACGCGGGCACGGCGCGCAGCGAGATCGCGTTCGCGGACCGCGTGCTGCGCGCGGCCGGGGTGCCGCCGCGCGAGGTGGCCACGGTGTTCGTCGGCGGGGGGACGCCCACGCTGCTGCCGGTGGACGACCTCGTCGGCCTGCTCGACGGCGTGCGCGAGACGTGGGGTCTGGCGCCCGGTGCCGAGGTGACGACCGAGGCGAACCCCGACTCCGTGACGCCGGACGGCCTCGCTCGCCTCGCGGCGGCCGGCTTCACCCGCGTGTCGTTCGGCATGCAGTCCGCCGTGCCGCACGTGCTGCGCACGCTCGAGCGCACGCACGACCCGGCCCGGGTCCCCGACGTCGTGCGGTGGGCGCGCGACGCGGGTCTGCGGGTCTCGCTCGACCTCATCTACGGCACGCCGGGGGAGTCCCTCGACGACTGGCGCCGCTCGCTCGACGCGGCGCTGGCCACGGGCGTGGACCACGTGAGCGCCTACGCGCTCGTGGTCGAAGCCGGCACGCGGATGGCCGTGCAGGTGCGCCGCGGCGAGCTCACGCTGCCCGACGAGGACGACCAGGCCGCCAAGTACGAGCTGGCCGACGACCTGCTCACCGCGGCGGGCCTGCGCTGGTACGAGGTCAGCAACTGGGCGCGGACCCCTGCCGACGCGTCACGCCACAACCTCGGTTACTGGCGCGGCGACGACTGGTGGGGCGTCGGCCCGGGTGCCCACAGCCACGTGGGCGGCGTCCGGTGGTGGAACGTCAAGCACCCCCGCGCGTACGCCGACCGCCTCGCGCGCGGCCTCAGCCCGGCCGCCGGCCGCGAGATCGTCGACGGGGACCTCGCCGCGCTGGAGCGCGTGATGCTGGGCGTGCGGATCGCCGACGGCCTGCCGCTCGCCGACCTCGCGCCCGCAGCGCGCACGGCGGTCGCGGGCCTCGTGGCGGACGGGCTCGTGGAGGCTCCCGCGGCGCTCGGGGCCGACGGCCCGCGCCGGGTCGTCCTGACGCGCCGGGGACGGCTGCTCGCCGACGCCGTGGTGCGGGCCCTCACCGCCTGA